The sequence GTTAAGGTGGATTATATTGCGGCTTGGGCAGGCAGGTGGGAGAGCCAAGGAGGAATAAGACACATGTTCAAACACAGCATTCGCAACCGGCTGATGGCGCTCGTGCTGCTGGCCGCCGTCATTCCAGCTGGCGTCTCGGTCATATTCTCGTATCTATACACGAAGCAATCGGTGACCGAGCAGTCCGTAGAACAGAACCGCAAGCTGCTGGCGCTCGGGGCGGCCAACCTGGATAATTATTTTCAGGGAATCAATCAGCGTGCGCTGAGCATATACAGCGGGATCAATGTACAGAGCTCGTTCTATACCTCCATTTTATCAGTCAAGAATCCGAATGCGCTTCCAAAAGGGGCCGTTCAGCCGGATAACCGCAACATCGTGTCCACCCAGTTGTATAATTTCTTCCTGTTAGACCGGAATATTTTTCAGATCCATCTTTATGTAAGGGCTAACAAACAGTCTAACACGCTGCTGCAGGGGCAGTTCCGCAGGGAGTACAATCCCCGGTACACGCCTCTTTCCAATCCGGGCGGACCGGTCCGGCCTTTCGTGGAAGCGACGCATATGGATCATCAATACGGTATAAAGTCGGGATTTCCGAACTATAAAGCGGGAGCGACGCCGGTGTTCAGCGCTCATTATCCCATCTACCGGACGCCCAGCGACGAAGTGATTGCCGATCTGTCGCTCGACTTCCGGCTGACGGAGCTGGAAGCAATAGCCAAGTCGATGTACAACTCCGAAACCGAGCGTCTCTATATTGTGGATGAGCAGGGAAAGGTCCTGTACGCTTCGGGCGGCGAGTGGATCGGCAAGCCGATTGAAGCAGGCTGGAGCAAGCTTCCGCAGGGAGCAAGCAGCGGCCATTTTTCGTGGAATAATAAGGAGTTCAAGGGTATTATTATGTATAGACATATAGACTCGGCTATTTTTAAAGGCAATATTATTAAGCTGGTGCCCTACGAAGACCTGTACAGAGACGCGCGAACCATCAGCCGCATTAATACCGGAATCGGCGTGCTTTTTCTGATTATCGCGGGAATTGCGGGCGTCCTGATCTCCATCGGCTTTACAAGACCGATTAAGAAGCTGATTTCCTATACGCAGAAGGTGCAGATCGGACAGCTGGACGCTTCCGTCGATTTGGTGCGCGTGGATGAATTCGGGCTGCTGGCCCGCAAGATTACCGATATGACCCGTACGATCAACGACTTGATCCTTCAGGAATACCGGCTGGAAATTGCCAATAAGACGAACCAGCTAAAGGTGCTGCAGGCCCAGGTTAATCCGCATTTTTTGTACAATGCGCTGCAATCGATTGCCACCCTGTCCCTGAGGTATAACGCGCCGAAAATATACGATCTCATTTATTCCTTGGGCAGTATGATGCGGTATTCCATGACGACGGACGGGAACCAGGTGACGCTTCAGGACGAGGTTGAGCATGTGCAAAATTATGTGGCTCTACAAAGGGAACGCTTCGGCGAGGAGAATTTGCGGATGGACGTCGACATTGAGGGAAGAGCAAGCGGCATTTTTGTGCCGAAAATGATCCTGCAGCCATTGGTCGAGAACATATTCAAGCACGGTTTCCGCGACGGGATTAAGGATGGAGTGATCACCATTACAGGCAAACTGGATGCGGAAGGTCGGCTGGTCATTAGGGTCCGTGACAACGGCAAAGGCATTCCGGATGAACGTTTAAAAGAAGTAAGAGACTGTCTTGAACGGACGGAGCACAGCGGGGAGGGTGGAATCGGACTCCGCAACGTGCTGGCGAGACTCCGCCTTCAGATCAGCGAAAGATCGCAGCTCCTGCTGCAAACCGGTGAAGATGGAGCGGAAGTTGTATTGATCATACCCCTGGATGATACGGCCTTTAGGAAGGAAGAGGGAGCGGAATGAAAGTACTGATTGTAGACGATGAAAAACATGTGCGCGAAGCCATCCGCTATTTCGTACCCTGGGAAAAATACGGCGTTCGCGACATATACGAAGCCACGAATGGCCAGGAAGCGATGGAAATCATTCTGGAGCAGCAGCCGGCGGTTGTGTTTACAGATATGCGGATGCCGCTCATGGACGGCGCCAAGCTGCTGGAATGGCTGCACCGCTATTCTCCTTACACGAAGACCATCGTAATCAGCGGCTATCAGGATTTCGATTATGTCAAACCGGCTATTGTCTACGGGGGAATCGACTATCTGCTTAAGCCGCTGAACAGCAAGCAGCTGATCGCCGCCGCCGAGCGCGCCTTTCAGAAATGGAAGGAGGAGAAGCTGGAGCGGGAACGGACCTTTCATCAAAATATCCAGCTCAACGTTCTCCGTCCGCTGTACTGGGATAAGACGCTTTCGGATCTGGTTAACGGCACCATCTCCTTTCAGGACCTGGAGGAGGCGCTGTTCGAGGAGCTCGGGCTTCCAAGGAGCGCCAAGCGCTGCCGGACAGCCGTCATTTCACTGCAGTCCTCGGGAGGCCAGCTGCTGCAAAGGTTCCAGGGGGATATTCAGCTGACTTCTTTCGTTCTGGCCAATGTCTGCAATGAAATCGTAAGCTCGCGGAAGCGGGGCTTTGCGTTTCGTTATTGGCATGAAGGCGCGGATGTGGCCGTGCTGTTCTGGGACGTTGTGGATGAGGCGGAGAGCCTGCTGCTAGAGATTAACGAGTCGGTTAAGCGGGCGTACGGCATTCCGCTCGACATCGGGCTAAGCACGGTCCTTCCCTTTCCGGAACGGCTGTGCGCCGCGTTTACGCAGGCGAGACAGGCGCTTGCGGGGCGGAATCTTCTAGAGACTGGAAACCGCATTCATTTGTACCGGAAGGATCTACCCGAAGCGGCGGCGGACGGAGGGGTAAAGACCGCAGAACTGCTGGAGAAGCTTGGACTCTCGCTGCTGTCGGGGGATGCGGAGAAAGCCGTCCGAAGTCTTGAGGAATGGACCGATTCGGTAGCCGGAAGCGGTGTGCTGACCATGAGCGGCCTTAAAGCTTGGGAGGAACGGCTTAAGCATGTGCTGACCAAGTGGCGGCAGGAATGGGCCGGAAGCGAGGAGGCTTTGAGTGATGAGCCGTCCTTCCCGGCGGGGATGGATGAGAGCGGTAACTTCTCTATTGAACGCTGGAGGGAAGGGCTTAAGGCGTATCTGTTAGCAATGGTCGGCGAAAGCAAGCTTTCCCGCACCTCGGACAGCCGAATCATGCGGGAAATCCGGGATTACCTCGATAAGAATTACCAGCAAGAGATTACACTGCAGCATATTGCCGACCGCTTCTTCCTCAGCCGGGAGAACGTCTCGCGTAAGTTCAAGCAGGTTACAGGTGAAAATCTGTCCGACTACTTAACGAATTTGCGGATCGACAAGGCCAAGGAGCTGCTGCAAAATTCGGAGATGCGCCTGTCGCGGATTTCCGAGCTGGTCGGTTATGAAGACGAGAAGTATTTCAGCCGCGTGTTCAAGAAGGCGACGGGGCTGACGCCGCGGGAGTTCAGGAAGCGGGAAGAGGAAGGGTGAAGTTTTTTTAGAAAGTAAAGCTATCAACTTCAGCGATATAAGTGTTGCTTCTAAACTAACGGGCGGGTTGGTTAAAGAGTTTGCGAATACTTTGTGGATGAACTTTTGGTCTTGCTCGCAAAAATGCGCTATACGAAATACCTAAAAGTGAGGTTAAAGGGATGAAGAGTTCAGTAAGAATTGTTCAAATCTGTATACTTG is a genomic window of Paenibacillus durus ATCC 35681 containing:
- a CDS encoding sensor histidine kinase — translated: MFKHSIRNRLMALVLLAAVIPAGVSVIFSYLYTKQSVTEQSVEQNRKLLALGAANLDNYFQGINQRALSIYSGINVQSSFYTSILSVKNPNALPKGAVQPDNRNIVSTQLYNFFLLDRNIFQIHLYVRANKQSNTLLQGQFRREYNPRYTPLSNPGGPVRPFVEATHMDHQYGIKSGFPNYKAGATPVFSAHYPIYRTPSDEVIADLSLDFRLTELEAIAKSMYNSETERLYIVDEQGKVLYASGGEWIGKPIEAGWSKLPQGASSGHFSWNNKEFKGIIMYRHIDSAIFKGNIIKLVPYEDLYRDARTISRINTGIGVLFLIIAGIAGVLISIGFTRPIKKLISYTQKVQIGQLDASVDLVRVDEFGLLARKITDMTRTINDLILQEYRLEIANKTNQLKVLQAQVNPHFLYNALQSIATLSLRYNAPKIYDLIYSLGSMMRYSMTTDGNQVTLQDEVEHVQNYVALQRERFGEENLRMDVDIEGRASGIFVPKMILQPLVENIFKHGFRDGIKDGVITITGKLDAEGRLVIRVRDNGKGIPDERLKEVRDCLERTEHSGEGGIGLRNVLARLRLQISERSQLLLQTGEDGAEVVLIIPLDDTAFRKEEGAE
- a CDS encoding response regulator; the encoded protein is MKVLIVDDEKHVREAIRYFVPWEKYGVRDIYEATNGQEAMEIILEQQPAVVFTDMRMPLMDGAKLLEWLHRYSPYTKTIVISGYQDFDYVKPAIVYGGIDYLLKPLNSKQLIAAAERAFQKWKEEKLERERTFHQNIQLNVLRPLYWDKTLSDLVNGTISFQDLEEALFEELGLPRSAKRCRTAVISLQSSGGQLLQRFQGDIQLTSFVLANVCNEIVSSRKRGFAFRYWHEGADVAVLFWDVVDEAESLLLEINESVKRAYGIPLDIGLSTVLPFPERLCAAFTQARQALAGRNLLETGNRIHLYRKDLPEAAADGGVKTAELLEKLGLSLLSGDAEKAVRSLEEWTDSVAGSGVLTMSGLKAWEERLKHVLTKWRQEWAGSEEALSDEPSFPAGMDESGNFSIERWREGLKAYLLAMVGESKLSRTSDSRIMREIRDYLDKNYQQEITLQHIADRFFLSRENVSRKFKQVTGENLSDYLTNLRIDKAKELLQNSEMRLSRISELVGYEDEKYFSRVFKKATGLTPREFRKREEEG